One Halolamina litorea genomic window carries:
- a CDS encoding metallophosphoesterase family protein, whose protein sequence is MTKILHVSDTHLGLRQYRSNVRRSDFADAFDAAVDIAIDEEVEAVVHTGDLFDDPSPNVPTVNRCLDAVSRLDSEDIPFLAIVGNHERKRDEQWMDIVKRFGNTERLSPSPTRVSEAEGDNPVNVFGFDAVRNPQWDNYDFTLEERADEDAVNLLCMHELFEPLVPPHRGQPYHLDEFLDRLNFLPDGLALGDYHSTCNTEVNGVKAFYPGATERTKVSESTDPCVYVLEIADEDIQLRTRTIESAGRDNVPRDFLVVNVEFEEGHGIDHVERRINEEAGGEDIAEKVIVVRLRGVDVPVTTNDVYNLLSQRDVSVPHVDDRRQVDAEFDFEFDEGDIDDIDQMIDDELSELSLSSISTEAEDLVRDESVDDGDIRTEMNHRIRAAQEEEFGEATLEER, encoded by the coding sequence ATGACCAAGATACTCCACGTCAGCGACACCCATCTCGGACTGCGACAGTACAGAAGCAACGTCAGGCGGTCCGATTTCGCGGACGCGTTCGACGCCGCCGTGGATATCGCCATCGACGAAGAAGTGGAAGCCGTCGTTCATACTGGCGACCTCTTCGACGACCCCTCTCCGAATGTTCCAACGGTAAATCGCTGTCTCGACGCTGTCTCGCGCTTGGACTCTGAGGACATCCCGTTTCTCGCCATCGTGGGGAATCACGAGCGCAAGCGGGACGAGCAGTGGATGGATATCGTCAAACGGTTCGGGAACACGGAGCGTCTCTCGCCGTCCCCAACCCGAGTCTCCGAAGCGGAGGGGGACAACCCTGTCAACGTGTTCGGGTTCGACGCGGTTCGTAACCCGCAGTGGGATAATTACGACTTCACTCTAGAAGAGCGAGCCGACGAAGACGCGGTAAACCTCCTCTGCATGCACGAGCTGTTCGAACCGTTGGTTCCCCCTCACAGGGGACAGCCCTACCATCTCGATGAATTTCTCGACCGCCTGAACTTCCTGCCAGACGGGCTAGCGTTGGGTGACTACCATTCGACCTGCAACACCGAGGTGAACGGTGTGAAAGCGTTCTATCCCGGGGCAACCGAGCGGACGAAGGTCTCCGAAAGCACCGACCCCTGTGTCTACGTGCTGGAAATAGCGGATGAGGACATCCAACTCCGAACGCGAACGATAGAGAGTGCAGGCCGAGACAACGTCCCCAGAGACTTCCTCGTCGTGAACGTGGAGTTCGAGGAGGGGCACGGAATCGACCACGTTGAGCGCCGAATCAACGAGGAGGCAGGTGGGGAGGACATCGCTGAGAAGGTCATCGTCGTCCGTCTCCGTGGCGTCGACGTTCCGGTCACGACCAACGACGTGTACAATCTACTCTCCCAAAGAGACGTGTCCGTCCCGCACGTCGACGACAGGCGGCAGGTCGATGCCGAGTTCGACTTCGAGTTTGACGAGGGGGACATCGACGACATCGACCAGATGATTGACGACGAACTTTCGGAGCTCTCCCTCTCTTCAATCTCTACTGAAGCGGAAGACCTCGTCCGCGACGAATCCGTCGACGACGGCGACATCCGAACCGAGATGAACCATCGAATCCGTGCGGCACAGGAAGAGGAGTTCGGGGAAGCTACGCTGGAGGAACGATAG